Sequence from the Deltaproteobacteria bacterium genome:
CGGAAGATATCTGGGAGCGCATTTGGCGCCAGCCGTCCAGCTCGGGCAACGAGTTTTATTATTCGTTCCGTTACGGAAACACGGCCTTTGTCCTGATCGACAACGTGTCTCGAACCTACGCTCCGGGCACGACGCAGTACGACTGGGTCGAAGCGGAACTGGCGGCGCTCGAGGACGATCCCGAGATCATGCACGTTTTCGTTTCGTATCACATTCCGGGCTTCGGCGTGGCGAGCCACGGCAACAATCAGGCCGTGATCGACTACCTCCATCCGCTCTTCTACGACTACGGCGTTCAGGCGTCGTACGCCGGCCACGACCACAGCTTTCAGCACAACGTCACGAACGGCGTGCAATTCTTCGTGACCGCGGGCGGCGGGGCGTCCCTGTACGATCAGGAAACGACGAGCCCCAACCTGCTTCGATACGAAAAGCGGCACCATATCTGCGTCATCGATGTGGTCGGCCCGGATGTCGACATGGAGTGCGTCGATTCGTTCACCGGCCAGACATTTTACGAGTACTCGTTTTCGGGCGACATGGGGAAGCATCCGTGCGACGAGTGGCCTTCCGACGACGACGACACCGCGGGCGACGACGACACCGCGGGCGACGACGACACCGCGGGCGACGACGACACCGCGAGCGACGACGATGCGACGGGCGACGACGATGTCGTTGGCGACGACGACGACGCATCCACCGACGACGACGACGCGAATGCCGACGGATCCGAAAACGGCGACGACGACGACGACTCCGGCTGCGGGTGCTGAAGAAGGCGTAACGCGAACGGGGCTCGACGCGTGAAAACGAGCCCGGGAAAATCGAGTCCGAAAAATTCGCGGCGACCGGTTTCCCGATCGCCGCGCAGCAGTGGAGAGGTCCCTGTCGTTACAGCGTGGTCGCGCTGTTCGGTTTGTCGTTCGCGACCGTCTGGCCTTCGGCTTTTTTCTCGGCGGGCGCTTCGGCCCCCTTCTGGGCGGCGGCCGCGGCCTTCGCCGCAATCGCGGCTTCGTGCGCGGCGATGGTCTTCGGCTTGTAGTTGGGATCGCGCACCGAGAGCTGGCCGTCGCGCGCATAGTTGATCGCCACGCCCAGCAGACGCGTCGATTCCTGCGGCGCGTGGAAGCCCGTCGAGTTCTCGGCCTCGCAGAAGTCGATCAGGAAGCTCGCGCGGCGCTGGAGTTCGCGCGCGGCGGCGAGCTCGGCGTCGGGCCGGCCCGCGTCCTTCGCGGCCTTCAGGTCGTCGATCAGATCCATCAGCGCGTCCATCGCCTGGTTGCGCAGACTGAAGAACGTTTCCTGGATGTTCTCGGCGCGCGCCTTGATCTCTTCCTCGGAAACCCGGTGGCAGGTGCCGCATGACTTGTTGATGTTGAGCAGCGGGCTGCGAACGTGGTGATCGCTGATCTTCATCGCGCCCTCGCGCATGTAGGGCATGTGGCAGTCGGCGCACGCCACCCCCGCCTGCGCGTGGATCCCTTTGTTCCACATCTCGAACTCGGGGTGCTGCGCCTTGAGCATCGGCGCGCCGGTGTCCGCATGCACCCAGTCCTTGAAGCCTTGCTCGTTGTAGTAGTCGAGAATGTCCTCGCCGCCCACGCCGTTATGCCACGGGAAGGTCAGGCGCTTCTTGTCGCCCTTGAAGTAGTATTCGACGTGGCACTGGCCGCACACGAACGATCGCATCTCCTGCCGCGTGGCCATCTCGTTCACGTCGTAATCGGCAACGCCCTGCGCCGCCTTGAGCGCCTTGATGCCCTCGATGAAGGCCGGGCGCGTGATGCGTAGCTGCATGGTCTGCGCGTCGTGGCAGTCGATGCACGCCACCGGGTGCTTGGCGTAGGTCTTGGCCTCGTCGTATTTCATCGAGTTCATCTTGTCGAAGCCGGCCACGATGTCGCCGGTGCCCAGCTCCTTGTAGATCAGGTACGTGGACGCGTGGCAGTTCAGGCACGTGCCGGGCTGACCCACCTTTTGGCGCTCGGTGTAGATCTGATCTTCCAGCATGTACGCGTGGCCGCGCTCCTCGCGAAAGTCCTTGGAAAACGCGTAGCCCGCCCACATCCGCTTCAGGCGCGTGTCTTCCTCGATCTTCGACTGCGTCACGATCGAGCGCGGATCGGCGTCGGTCGGCGTATGCGGCAACGCCTCGCTGCCGCCCCGACGTGTGCGGACCATGTCCGCGGTACGCAGGTACCGGTCGTACTGCAGCGGGAAGTTCTTTCCCCAAATGGCCGGATCGCCCGTGTCGTCGGTGATTTCGACGACGCGGAAGAACGGATTTTTCGCCTCCTGCTTGTGCTCCATGACGCTGGTGAGCACGTAAGCGGACAGGGCCGCCGCGCCCGCCGCGACCGCGGCGAACATCAGGAACAGCGAGAGCCAGCGTTTCTTCGTGGTGTCCGGGCTCATGCAAAACCTCCCAGGGATCATGTGACGCCGATCGAATCCGAACATCGCGGCGCGGCCGCCGCGAGAAATTCCCTTCGCGAACCTAATGCATATGACCCACCGACGCGTGGCAGCGCACGCACGACATCGCCTCGCCGGGCTTGGGGGTCGTGTCGATGCCGTGAACGATGTCGGCGTGGCAGTGACGGCATTGCGCCTCGGTGACGGCGCGGTTGCCGGGCTTGATGTGAATGGGGTCGGCGAATTCGCCGGTCGTGAACGCGAGCGAGTGGTGATAGCCGTTCGTCGCTTTCACGCGGTACTTGCCGACGAGGTCGTGCGGCGCGTGGCAGTCGTTGCAGGTCGCGATTGCGTGGTGGCTGCTGCGCGTCCACGCCTCATATTGCTCGTTCATGATGTGGCAATTCACGCACGATTGGGGATCGTTGCCCATGTACGAGTAGCCCTTCGCGTAAACGAAGGTGTACGCGCCCAGTCCCGCCGCCATGCCCACGGTCAGCGCCGCGGCGATCGCGGCGACCATCAGCGGAGTCACCCGTCCCGCCCTTGCCGTGCCCGCGCTTCGCGTCATCCGCTTCCCCCTCGCGCGCCGGTTCGCCCGGCTTCGGGTTCCTTATCGCTGAATCGTCGTTCAGCCGTCTTTGACCGAGGTCAAAACGGTACGTAATGGATCTCACTGAGTGATGTCATTGAACCGGATTTGGATAAGAATATCCAGAACCGAACGGTTTGTTCGTGGCCGTCGGGACAAAACGGGCGGATTTCGCCGCCGACGCGGTCGGACTTGGGCGCGGACGGCGAGTCTGTTAGCATATCGACTCCTCTTGGACGTGTGACGGGAGACAGCGATGAACAGGTGGGGTTGGGCGGTTGCGTGCGTGTGGATGCTGGCCTTGGCGCTGGTTGCGGGCTGCGGCGACGATGACGACGATGACTCGGGGCCGAGCACGATGACCCCGGACGACGACGCGACGGATGACGATACGGCGGACGACGACACGGGCGACGACGACACGTTTCCGCCTCTTCCCGACGACGACACCGCGGATGACGACACGACCGACGACGACACGACCGACGACGACACGTCGGATGACGACGCCGACGACGACATCCCCTTCGATCCCTGGGTGAATCCGAACGCGAAGGCCGACGCCTTCAAGCTCTATTACAAGGAGCGCGTGAGTCGCACGCTCAAGGCGTACAACCGCTTCATGCTCGTCGGCGACGTGGTGCCCGCGCACACGTTGGGCCACACGAACATCGCCAAGGACGGCAACGACTACGAGGTCCAACTCCACCCGGTGGACAACAACTGGATCGGCTTCTCCGCCTTCAACGCGTATCAGGCGTACAAGATCTTCCGCACGCGCGAGCTGGCTCTCACCGCGATCCGTCAGTTCGAGGGCCTCGCCTACGCCGAGGAGATCCAGGGCATCGACGGGCTAACGTGCCGCGAGTGGCAGACGGGTTTCACCGTCACCATCGACGGCCCGGGCGGCACGGTCACGCGCACGCTGGATGGCGCTCCGATCGACCCGGCCGAGGACTACGCGCCGACGCTCGAAGAAGAAATCATCGACACGTTCTTTTCGGACGGCGTGTACGCCATCAACGGCGAGCCCACCGATCACTACTTCCGCATCGAGTCGATCCTGCGCCCCGGCGACTACGCGGTGACGTTCGTGTTTTCGGAAATGCCCAATTACCTGCGCGTCTCGAACTGCTGCTCGTCGTACATGGTCAGCCAGCTCGGACCCTTCGAAGGTTATTTCTGGGGCAACCACAACAGCCGCGACAACTTCCCCGACTTCGGCGTGGGATATTTCGCCGCGATGGAAGCCAAGGACGACACCGGCGCGGACGCCGACGTGCGCGCCGCGGCCGAACGCGCCTGGGCCGCCGGGCAGCGCATCGGCGACCGCACCATCGACGAGGGCTACAACCTGATGACGGTCGGGGAGTTCGAGCCCTACGACGAAGACCACCTGATCGTCGCGGGCGAACTGCGTCCCGACGGTGCGGACGAAGGCCCCGAATGGCTGGGTTCGATGAACTCGTGCCAGATGTCGTACATGGCCAAGGCGATGTCCGCGGACGGGCTGACGACGGGGACCGAACCCGTCGAAACGCCGGGATCGTACGAAATCATCGCCATCAAACTGCTCCTCGAGGCGCTCGGTCTGCCTGTTCCGGGAAACCTCACCAAGACCTGCGAAAACCTGGACGATGCGTATCTCGGTTTGAGCTGGGGCGACGTTTACAACCTGAACATCCTCGGCCAGTCGCTGGAGGACCTGCTGCGCATCGCCGTCAACCTGGGCGGCGCGAGCGTGGCGGACATCCTGATGCAGGTCGCCGACGCGACGGATCAACCCGAAATGGCCGCGTTCGCCGTGGTGTATTACGCCGAGCTCGCGAACAAGGGCGATCTGCTACAGGAAGCCCGTGAGGCGCTGTTCCACATCACCGAAATCCACCGCATTTGCGCGCAGCTCACGCTCGACTGGGCCCAGGCGCAGCCGGTGCCGCCGGCGAACCACGTGAACGAGGCGATCGAGGAATTACAGAAGGTCGCTCAGTACGCGCACATCGCGGGCGTGGGCAACGCCGACTACGATCCGCAGGGCTGGGCGCGCGCCGAGCGGTATCAGGATGTCTTCGAGGACGTGCTCAACCGCGGCGACAGCACGCCGCGCGCGCTTTGGAGCGACGCCGATCTGTGGACCCAAATTCTCGCCGAGGTGAACGGATACGCCGATCGCCCGGAAACCTACGACCGGTATTGGGACGAATATCCGACCGAAGATGACCGGCCCATCAAACGCGCGGGCGACCACTACGAGGTCGTGGACGTGAATGGCGACCGCGTCGAGATCCCCAACATCACGCACCAGGGATTCGGCGGTGCGATCTACCTGAACGAGATCCCCAACTGCGCGCTGGAGCCGACGGTACTCGACTGCTCGTGGGCGACGCTCGGCTGCGAGCGGCCCGACCTCGATGGCGACGGCGATGTGGACGCCGACGATCAGTCCGATTTCGACACGGCGTGGACAAACTTCGGCGAGGGCGCGTCGTGCGACGCCGGCAATAGCTGGTGCGATGGCGCGGACCTGGATCAGTCCGGCGAGCTCGACAGCGATGACGCCGCCTTCATGACCGCCGCAGACGGCTGCTGGTACGAGATTTAAGGATTCAGGAAGAGCATGTGGCACAGCCCCTCCATGGTGGGGCTGTGTTGCGTCGGCCCAAGATTGTCATGTGGCACAGCCGCCCTCGGCTGTGCATTGACCTCATGGCTTCTGATGGAGTCTCTCTCCCTCCACCCATCTCCGCCATAGCCACGGATATCCATCCGGGGTCTCCGCGAGCCCTTTGCGCACCGGGTTTTGCGAAATGTATTCCCCAACCTTCCGAGCATTTTCCTCGGAACGCTGGATGTGATCGAACGATTCGTCCTGCCACAATTGCCCGCGCCGTCCCGTTAAGCGATTCACGGAGTGTGCCGATGCGCCCTTGATCCCCGACATGATGGCGGCGAGGCTGAACGGCGCCGACGGGTCTTCAAGCCGCGGCGTGAGCAAGAGATGCACATGATCGGGCATCACGACGGCGGCGAGCAGTTCGTATCGACGGCCATGGTCATGCAGGCAATGCCCAAGCACGAGCGAGCGGGCGCCTGGGTTCAGTTCGACTCCCGGAATCGTTCGGAACGTGATGAAGAATGTTTTCCCGGCGGCTTGAACATGCGGCAGGTTTCTCTTGTAGCGGGCTTTGGGCTCGCGGCGCGGCATGTTCGGAGTTTCGCACAGCCGGGGGCGGCTGTGCCACATGACCCGCATGGGTTCAGTCCCGACATGGCGGCTGTGCCACATGACCCGCATGGGTTCAGTCCCGACATGGCGGCTGTGCCGCATGACCCGCGAGCGTTCACTCGCGGCCGACGGGTGCTGGTACGAGGTGTGATCGGCTCGCCCGGCTAGTTTGCGGCGCACGCGGGCACGTCGGCGTCGGGAAAGACCACGAACGCCGCGCTCCGTGGCGCGAGTTCGAGCGCGTCGAGGGCTCGCGTCGCAGGCCGCATCGGCGGGAGTTCGCCCGACGACGACGTCGCGAGGATTTCGCCGTTCAGGCGCATGTCGGCGCTCGTGAGCACGTCGGCGGTGAGCGCGTACGTCTCGGCGCTCTCGCCCGCGAGACCTTCGAAATTGAGTTTGCGCGGCGCGGCGTCGAGATTGATGGCGACCGCCGCGACGCCACCGCCTTTGGCGCAGTGGGCGTAGACGCGCACGAGACCGTCGCCCGATTCGCGCCGCGCGTCGAGCACCGTTTCTCCCATCAGGCGCTTCCATAGCACTGACGCGAAGTAGTCGGGACGCGGGCGGAGCGTCGCGTCGTCGATCATGCCGTAATCCGAGCCCGACAGCGTCTGACGCACGACCACGCGCTGCCCCGTGCGCGCGGCGAGGCCGAGTTCGTCGAGCCACCAGAGCGTCCCCGCGAAACGATCCGAGATGCCTGGTTCGCCGCCGCACTGCGCGTTGCCGGTTTCCCCCAGCCAAACGGGCAGCCCGGGCGCGAACCGGTCGCGCAGTTCAAGCACGCGAGCGGCTTGTTCGGCCATCTCGTCGAGAAACGGCGGAAAGAGCAGCAGCGTCGGCGTCGCGGGCCGAAGCGCGATCGGACACCGGCGCGACTGCGTGGGATAGTAGTGCCACGTCACGACATCCGCGCCGCCCGCCCCCTCGCGCAAAAAACCCGGCAGCACCGGCAGCCACTCGCCGATCACGGGCCACACGGCGGACGATGGCCCCGCAAGCCACGCGCCGGGATGCGCGTCGTCGAGGAGCGCACGGGCCGTCGCCATGTCGCGCGCGTACTCGGCCCCGGTGAAGATCCACTTCGGACCGTGAATCATCACGAAGCCGTTGATCTCGTTGCCCAGCTCCCACACGCTCACCGGGTATCCACGTTCCGCCGTGTATTCCAGCAGCACGCGGGCGTTGTCCGGCGTCCACGCGCGCCCGTCGCCGCGCGGGCCCGGCCCGGCGTTGAGCGTGAAAAACACGTCGAGACCCAGATCGATCGCGAATTCGTTGACCGCGTCCCACACGGGCGCGGTGAGCGGAAACTCGTAACCGGCGGGCGGATACACCACCTCCTGCCCGGTCATGTCGTACCAAATCTTGTCCGCCTCACTGCCGCCGATGCGCAGAAACGCCGGGGCGAGTTCGCCGGCGAGCCGCCGCAGCGCCGGGCGCGAAAAATCATACGGCTCCGCGCGCGTTTCGCCGACGCCGATTTCGACCTCGCCCGACGCGGACCACCAATTGCCGCCCACCACCTGCGACGCGTCCACGGCGAAGGACAGGAACCGCGGATCGACCTCGGCGAGCGGCGCCGAGGTGTCGATGGCGATCGCGATTTGGGTCGGCGACACGACGCCCGACTCCCGTGAGACGGACGTGTCCGCCGGTCCGTGGCAACTCGCCATGACGACGAACGCCACACACACGACCGAGATCGAAACAATGGATTTCTTCATGCTCGCTCCGCGCGACCGTCGCCGCGAAAGACCATGAGAGGGGAGTCGCGTGACATTTTCACGAAGACGTCGCAAACGCGTCGGACGTCCCAGACTGGATTCGGAGTCGAACCGAACGGAACGCCTATCCGGCGTTCCCGACGGGTTTGCAGCCCGCGGGGAGTCCCGGCTCCCGCTTCCAGTCGGTGACGATGGTGCGCGGTCGAGCGCTCCGTGGCAAGGTCGTCACGCACCTACTTGTAGAACGTCCGCCCCTTCTTCGCGTATTCGACGAGGATCTTCGCGGGCGCGAACTGCGCGCCGTGCGCGTCGGCGAGATGCTGGAGCTTTTCCACGATCTTCGCCGCGCCGACTTCGTCGACATAGCGAAACGGTCCGCCGCGAAACGGCGGAAAGCCCAGACCCATGATCGCGCCGAGGTCGCCGTCCAGCGGAGACTCGATCACCTTCTCCTGCAGGCATGCCGCCGCTTCATTCACCATGACAAGACCGAGCCGGTCCTGGATTTCGGCGTGGCTCATCGCCTTGCGCGGCCGATCGCTGAAAAACGCGTAGACCGCCTCGTTCGCCTGCTTGCCCTTTTTCTTGCCGAGCCCGAGCGGCAGACGTGACGCCGGCGCGGCGTCGTAGCGGTAGAAGCCCTTTTTGTTCTTGCGTCCCTTGTATCCCGCGGCGGCGAGCTTGATCATGCCGTCGCTCGTCGGCAACGGTCCGTGGATCTTCGCGAGCGCCGCGCCCAGGAATCCCGCCACGTGCGCGGCGACGTCGATGCCGACCTCGTCGAAGAGCGCCGCCGGCCCGACGGGGAACCCCCACGCGAGCATGGCGCGGTCGAGATCGGGAATCGTCGCGCCTTCGGCGAGCAACAGGCAGGTCTCGTTCATGTAGGGCGCGAGGATGCGCGTGGTGTAAAAGCCCGGGCTGTCGCGCACGACGATCACCGTCTTTCCCTGCTTCATGCCGAAGGCGACGGCCATCGCGAGCGCGCGCTCCGACGTTTTGTCCGTGCGGATCACCTCGAGCAGCGGCATCTTCTCGACCGGCGAGAAATAGTGCATGCCCAGCACATTTTCGGGCCGCTTCGACGCGGCGGCGATTTGAGCGATCGGCAGCGCGGAGGTGTTCGACGCGAACACGCAGTCGGGACGCGCGACGGCCTCGACCTCGCGCAGCACCTGATGTTTGATCTTCAGGTCCTCGAACACCGCTTCGATGACGAGTTCGCAGCGGCGCATGGCCTCGTAATCGAGCACGCCGTGCACGCGGGCGACAGCCCGGTCGCGCACGCGGCGGTTGATCGCGCGTTTGCGAAATTTCTCGTCCATCGCGCGGAAGACGTATTTCTGTGACCCCGCGAGCGCGTCGGCGCTGACATCCTTCACGAATACGGGCGTATCGGCCTGCTCCGACGACACGAGGGCGATGCCCGAGCCCATCAGGCCGGCGCCGAGTACGCCCACATGCGCCACCGGTTCGGCCTTGGCCGCCAGTTCATTTTTTTTCTTTGAGGTCATCGCGAAAAACAGGTTCACGAGCTGGCGCGAGGCCGGCGTGACGACGAGCTCGCCGAAAAGTTTCGCCTCCGCGGCGTAACCCTTCTCGCCCGGCGTTTCGAGACCGGCGCGCACCGCGCGGATGATGTGGCCGGGCGCGGGGTAGTTGCCGTACGTCTTGCGTTCGACCATCTCGAGCGCGGTGTTGAGGATCAGGTTTCGCGCCGGGCCCACGTCCTGCTTGATCTTTTCCTTCCAGTCGGGGTCGGACTTGCCCTCGGGAATGCCGTCCTTGATGAGGCGCTTCGCGGCCTTGACCGCCGTTTCCTCGAGCCCCCACGGTGAGACGACCTCGTGCACGAGACCCATCTTCAGTGCCTTGCGCGCGAAGACGTTCTTGCCCGTGAGCATCAGATCGAGCGCGGCCTCGAGGCCGACCGCATGCGGCAGGCGCTGTGTGCCTCCGCCGCCGGGCAGCACGCCGAGCTTGACCTCGGGCAGGCCGAACATCGTCTTCGGCGTGTCGGCCGCGATGCGGTAGCGGCAGGCGAGGATGAACTCGGTGCCGCCGCCCAGCGCCGCGCCGCGCACGACGGCGATGTGGATCTTCTTGCTGTTCTCGATGCGCGCGAATCCCGCGTGGCCGGTGCGGCTGATCTTCTCGGCCTCGACCGCGGACGCAAACGTCCGGATCTCGGCGATGTCGGCTCCCGCGATGAAACAGTCGGGCTTGCGCGAGATCCACACCACGGCCTTGATCGACGCATCGCCCTCGAGCTCGTCCATCGTCGCGTTGAATTCGCCCAGCACCTTGATCGAGAGTTTGTTGACGACGCCGTCGGGATCGTCGAACCAGACGAGGGCGACGCCGCCGTCCCGCCGATCGATCGTGAGCACGTTCTTCGCCGTCGCGTTTTTGCTCTTGGTCACCATGATCGTCCCCCCCTAGGCCCGCTCGAGCACGGTGGCGTTGCCGAGACCCGACAGGGCGCACGCGGCCACGAGTCCGTAGCGTTTGTTTTCGCGCAGCATGCGGTTCGCGCAGGTGTGGATGAGCCGCGCGCCGGTCGCGCCGAAGGGATGCCCGATCGACAGCGATCCGCCGTGGATGTTGAGGGTGTCGATGTTGACCTTCTTCGCGATCGCGCGGCCGAGGCCGAGGCTCTCGCCGAACTCCTTCGATTCGAGCAGCTTGACCGTCGCCACCATCTGGCCGGCGAACGCCTCATGGATCTCGAGAACGCCCAGGTCCTCGAACGCAATCCCGGCGCGCGCGAGCGCCGTCGGCGTGGCGTAGGTCTGGCCGAGCAGCATCTCCTCCAGAGGATCCGTGCCGCGAAACGCGTGGCCGATGATGTACGCCTTGGGTTTGTAGCCCAGTTCCTTCGCCTTCTCCTCGCTCATCAGCAGCATCGCGGCCGCGCCGTCGGTCAGAAACGACGCGTTGCCCGCCGTGACCGTGCCGTAGTTCTTGTCGAAGGCCGGGCGCAGCTTCGCCATCTTTTCGTAAGTGGTGTCGCCCCGCACGCCGTTGTCGCGCGTCACCGACTTGAAGTGCGGCGGCGGCGCGACGGAGATGACCTCGTCGTCGAACAGTCCAGATTCCGCCGCCTGATGCGCGAGTTGGTGAGACCTGGCCGCAAACTCGTCCTGTTCCTCGCGCGAGACGCCGAGCCGCGCGCAGATGCGGTCGCACGCGCCGCCCATCGAAAGCCCCGTGAAAAAATCGGCGATGCCCGGAGGGTCGGGCACCAGATCCGAGGGTTTCACGTCGTGAAAGATCTCGTAGTAGTCCCTCAGGCCCTTGGCCTTTTGCGTGCGCAGGAATTTCTGGCGCATGCGTTTTTGATAGCGGATCGGCACGTCGGACGTGATGTCCGTGCCGCCCGCGATCGCCACGTCGCCGTAGCCGCGCGCGATCTGATCCACCGCGTTGCAGATGGCCTGATTCGCCGAGATGCACGCCTCGCTGATCGTGTACGCCGGCACACGGTCGGGCAGCTCCGTGGCAAGCACGATCTCCCGCGCGACGTTCGACGTGGCGGGGTCCGCGATCACGCACCCCATCATCACCATATCGACCGTGTACGGATCGAGCCCGGTCTTGCCCAGCAGGCCCGAGACGGCGTACCGTCCCAGGTCGTAGGCCATGAGGTCGTTGAACTCGGTGCCCGCGCGCAAAAACGGCGTGCGCACGCCGTCGATTACCGCAACGCGCCGACCGTTCGTGGGGGCGGATTTCTTCGCCATGGCAACTTCTCCTCGACGCATGCCGCCGCGCGAGGGCCTTGCCCCCCAGACGCCACGGACGCAATGTCAGGAATCGAATGTCCCAAACACGAGATAACATCCCCGAATAGCACCGCGCGCGACGGCGATCAAGCGTCGCTGAATAGCGATTCAGAAACTGGGGCCGAACATGGATCTTCCAACCGCGCCGTCGACCGGCGAAATCGAGTCCCGCGTACGCGCCCTGGCCGCACGCATCGACGGTCGTTTTCACGCGGCCCTGATCTCCCACCCCACCGACCTGCAATATTTCGCCGGTACCACGCAGGATGCGACGCTGGTCGTGCGCGCGACCGGTGAGGCGACGCTGCTCGCGCGCAAGTCGTTTTCGCGCGCGCGGGCCGAGTCGCCGCTTACCGATGTACGCGAGCTGCGCTCGCCGCGCGACATCGCCACGCTCGCCGCTCCGGGCGGAAAAGCGGTGCACCTCGGCGCGTGTCTCGATGTGTGGCCCGCCGCCGCCTACCGGCGCGTGCTGGACGCGCTGCCCGCCGGTTCGTCGATCGACGACATCTCCTCCGACGTGAAGCGCCTGCGTTCGGTGAAGAGCCCGTGGGAGATCGCGTGCGTGCGCGCCGCCGCCGCGCAGGCCGACGCCGCATTCGCGCGCGTGCGCGAGATGCTCGCGCCGGGCGTCACCGAGCTCGATCTGTCGGTCGAGGTCGAGTCGCTCGTGCGCCGCCTGGGCCACGACGGCCACGTGCGTCTTCGCAAACCGGGGTCGTGGCTGCACATCCTCTACGTCAGCGCGGGTGAATCCGCGGCGACGCCGTCCTGCTTCGACGGGCCGGTCGGCTCGGCGGGGCTGCACGCGTGGTCGTCGGGCGCGGGCCGCCGCGAACTGCGAGAAGGCGAAACCGTGATGGTCGATGTCGTCACGAATCACCTCGGCTATCACGCCGACGACGCGCGCGTCTTCGCCGTCGGCGAGCCTTCCGGCGCGGTGCGCGCCGCGCACGAGTGGTGCCGCGCGGCGATGCGCGACCTCGAATCGCGGCTCGTTCCCGGAGCGGCGTTCCGCGACGTGTACGACGCCTGCTCGAGAATCTTTGCCGCGCGCGGCGAGCCCGAGGGCTTCATGGGCTTCGGCGAAAACCGCGTGCGCTTTTTCGGCCACGGCGTGGGGCTCGAACTCGACGAGTGGCCGGTGATCGCGCCGAACTTCGACGGCGTCGTGGAGCCCGGGATGGTGATCGCCATCGAGCCCAAGGCGCTCTCGCCCACGCTCGGTCCGGCGGGAATCGAAAACACCTGCGTCGTGACGGAATCGGGGCTCGTCTCACTGTGCTCCGCGCCGGAGGAGATGGTCTGAGTTTCTCGCGGGACGTGTCCGGTCAGATCCACGAGACCG
This genomic interval carries:
- a CDS encoding metallophosphoesterase family protein, translating into MNGNRIWPAVVLALILAGGAHADFKKHPYVQHPTTEEVTVMWETTTETVDTLEWGTTTSLGNSLTDAAATKFHEITITGLTPDTLYYYSVTHGSETTDVKTVSSAADTCTPFRFVMTGDTRTGDTAHEAVVVRMLEADADFVVNSGDIIDAEDSDAMNEHWWQNHFDIERDLMAEVPLYPVWGNHDIRAEDIWERIWRQPSSSGNEFYYSFRYGNTAFVLIDNVSRTYAPGTTQYDWVEAELAALEDDPEIMHVFVSYHIPGFGVASHGNNQAVIDYLHPLFYDYGVQASYAGHDHSFQHNVTNGVQFFVTAGGGASLYDQETTSPNLLRYEKRHHICVIDVVGPDVDMECVDSFTGQTFYEYSFSGDMGKHPCDEWPSDDDDTAGDDDTAGDDDTAGDDDTASDDDATGDDDVVGDDDDASTDDDDANADGSENGDDDDDSGCGC
- a CDS encoding ammonia-forming cytochrome c nitrite reductase subunit c552; the encoded protein is MSPDTTKKRWLSLFLMFAAVAAGAAALSAYVLTSVMEHKQEAKNPFFRVVEITDDTGDPAIWGKNFPLQYDRYLRTADMVRTRRGGSEALPHTPTDADPRSIVTQSKIEEDTRLKRMWAGYAFSKDFREERGHAYMLEDQIYTERQKVGQPGTCLNCHASTYLIYKELGTGDIVAGFDKMNSMKYDEAKTYAKHPVACIDCHDAQTMQLRITRPAFIEGIKALKAAQGVADYDVNEMATRQEMRSFVCGQCHVEYYFKGDKKRLTFPWHNGVGGEDILDYYNEQGFKDWVHADTGAPMLKAQHPEFEMWNKGIHAQAGVACADCHMPYMREGAMKISDHHVRSPLLNINKSCGTCHRVSEEEIKARAENIQETFFSLRNQAMDALMDLIDDLKAAKDAGRPDAELAAARELQRRASFLIDFCEAENSTGFHAPQESTRLLGVAINYARDGQLSVRDPNYKPKTIAAHEAAIAAKAAAAAQKGAEAPAEKKAEGQTVANDKPNSATTL
- the nrfH gene encoding cytochrome c nitrite reductase small subunit; its protein translation is MVAAIAAALTVGMAAGLGAYTFVYAKGYSYMGNDPQSCVNCHIMNEQYEAWTRSSHHAIATCNDCHAPHDLVGKYRVKATNGYHHSLAFTTGEFADPIHIKPGNRAVTEAQCRHCHADIVHGIDTTPKPGEAMSCVRCHASVGHMH
- a CDS encoding transposase: MPRREPKARYKRNLPHVQAAGKTFFITFRTIPGVELNPGARSLVLGHCLHDHGRRYELLAAVVMPDHVHLLLTPRLEDPSAPFSLAAIMSGIKGASAHSVNRLTGRRGQLWQDESFDHIQRSEENARKVGEYISQNPVRKGLAETPDGYPWLWRRWVEGERLHQKP
- a CDS encoding enoyl-CoA hydratase/isomerase family protein; amino-acid sequence: MVTKSKNATAKNVLTIDRRDGGVALVWFDDPDGVVNKLSIKVLGEFNATMDELEGDASIKAVVWISRKPDCFIAGADIAEIRTFASAVEAEKISRTGHAGFARIENSKKIHIAVVRGAALGGGTEFILACRYRIAADTPKTMFGLPEVKLGVLPGGGGTQRLPHAVGLEAALDLMLTGKNVFARKALKMGLVHEVVSPWGLEETAVKAAKRLIKDGIPEGKSDPDWKEKIKQDVGPARNLILNTALEMVERKTYGNYPAPGHIIRAVRAGLETPGEKGYAAEAKLFGELVVTPASRQLVNLFFAMTSKKKNELAAKAEPVAHVGVLGAGLMGSGIALVSSEQADTPVFVKDVSADALAGSQKYVFRAMDEKFRKRAINRRVRDRAVARVHGVLDYEAMRRCELVIEAVFEDLKIKHQVLREVEAVARPDCVFASNTSALPIAQIAAASKRPENVLGMHYFSPVEKMPLLEVIRTDKTSERALAMAVAFGMKQGKTVIVVRDSPGFYTTRILAPYMNETCLLLAEGATIPDLDRAMLAWGFPVGPAALFDEVGIDVAAHVAGFLGAALAKIHGPLPTSDGMIKLAAAGYKGRKNKKGFYRYDAAPASRLPLGLGKKKGKQANEAVYAFFSDRPRKAMSHAEIQDRLGLVMVNEAAACLQEKVIESPLDGDLGAIMGLGFPPFRGGPFRYVDEVGAAKIVEKLQHLADAHGAQFAPAKILVEYAKKGRTFYK
- a CDS encoding acetyl-CoA C-acyltransferase, whose product is MAKKSAPTNGRRVAVIDGVRTPFLRAGTEFNDLMAYDLGRYAVSGLLGKTGLDPYTVDMVMMGCVIADPATSNVAREIVLATELPDRVPAYTISEACISANQAICNAVDQIARGYGDVAIAGGTDITSDVPIRYQKRMRQKFLRTQKAKGLRDYYEIFHDVKPSDLVPDPPGIADFFTGLSMGGACDRICARLGVSREEQDEFAARSHQLAHQAAESGLFDDEVISVAPPPHFKSVTRDNGVRGDTTYEKMAKLRPAFDKNYGTVTAGNASFLTDGAAAMLLMSEEKAKELGYKPKAYIIGHAFRGTDPLEEMLLGQTYATPTALARAGIAFEDLGVLEIHEAFAGQMVATVKLLESKEFGESLGLGRAIAKKVNIDTLNIHGGSLSIGHPFGATGARLIHTCANRMLRENKRYGLVAACALSGLGNATVLERA